In Amyelois transitella isolate CPQ chromosome 3, ilAmyTran1.1, whole genome shotgun sequence, a single genomic region encodes these proteins:
- the LOC106133364 gene encoding uncharacterized protein LOC106133364 yields the protein MANYCTFVFMLVATVSAVLCKPLDSVENFDTSAGAHSIAKRFVNPFLTSGGFEDTGLGKMRTKRSAEDCEKLQLCKLHARSNRNFLAAFELYFVNKENARLWDHRVHSIADCERRFSCYDR from the exons atgGCCAACTAttgtacatttgtttttatgttagtAGCTACAGTTAGTGCCGTTTTGTGCAAGCCTCTTGATTCTGTGGAGAATTTTg ATACAAGCGCCGGCGCACATAGCATCGCAAAAAGGTTCGTCAATCCTTTCCTCACTTCTGGTGGGTTCGAAGACACAGGACTCGGCAAAATGAGGACAAAGAGAAG CGCTGAAGACTGCGAAAAGCTTCAGTTGTGTAAGCTCCACGCGCGCTCTAACAGGAATTTCTTGGCAGCTTTCGAGTTGTATTTtgttaa CAAAGAAAACGCCCGTCTCTGGGACCACCGCGTCCACAGCATAGCGGATTGCGAAAGAAGATTCAGCTGCTACGATAGATAA